The following coding sequences lie in one Apium graveolens cultivar Ventura chromosome 1, ASM990537v1, whole genome shotgun sequence genomic window:
- the LOC141666132 gene encoding uncharacterized protein LOC141666132 — translation MDAYVIIENLKRMFEGHAHQERFNTSKDLYACKQGDRDPVRPHVLKMIGYMEYLATLGSAIGPEAQIDLILQSLNSNYAQFVMNYNMNKIDKAPTELLAMLKTVETNIQKASPSPIMMVNTGSAKGKGKWKGKKRMGSKPAVTPKTAPKQSLNPGGGVAKGDTCHYCKKLGHWQRNCHAYLEDLKKKKDTRAFDSGTAGK, via the exons atggatgcttaTGTCATAATTGAGaaccttaaacgtatgtttgaaggacatGCTCATCAAGAGAGGTTTAATACAAGCAAAGATTTGTATGCATGCAAACAGGGCGATCGTGATCCGGTTAGACcgcatgttctgaagatgattggatATATGGAGTACCTTGCTACTCTGGGTTCTGCAATTGGTCCGGAAGCCCAGATAGATCTGATCTTACAATCTTTGAATAGCAACTATGCTCAGTTTGTAATGAATTACAACATGAATAAAATAGACAAGGCACCTACCGAATTATTGGCTATGTTAAAAACTGTTGAGACCAACATTCAGAAGGCGTCCCCTTCTCCCATAATGATGGTGAATACAGGGAGTGCCAAAgggaaaggtaaatggaaaggcaagaaaAGGATGGGATCCAAACCTGCTGTTACTCCTAAAACTGCTCCCAAACAGTCTTTAAATCCTGGAGGTGGTGTTGCAAAGGGTGATacttgtcactattgcaagaaactgGGTCATTGGCAGAgaaactgtcatgcttatttggaggatctgaagaagaagaaggatacCAGAGCTtttgattcag GAACTGCtgggaagtag